The window CTAAAAAGAATTTCTGTATCCGCAAAAATATGTCTGGAAAAAGAATGCATGCATGCATCACTTCCTTAGTCTCTTGAGTTCTTTACGCGACAAGCCATAAAGCTCTGCAACGCACTCGTCTATTTCGTTCTCGACTTTTTGGAGCTGAGCCTCTTTCCCTCGCTTCTTTAGTTTATGTGCTTTTTTGGATAAAGCTGCTAGTGATTTGTGCAGTTTATCCTTTGGGTTGAATTTTGGAATTTTGATTTCTTTCAGTATTGATGGTGTAGCAAAACTTTTTCCTCCGAGTTGTGAAAAGGACCTCACGAGCGTGTTTGCTTCTATTGAATTGAGTATGGCACACACATAATGTGCTTCTGCCTCGTTCTTATTTGGGATGAAGCTTATGGTTTCTTGAGGAATCAGTGGCTTTTTGCCTATATACAAGTCGCCGATCGGACTCAATACGGCTGCTTCTATTTTGCTACCCATTCTTTTCCAAGCCACTTTAAATGGTGCAAAGCTGTGCTTGTGAATGTCTACCATTATGTAGAAGGGATGACCTTTTCTGAGTAAGGTGTACGCTGACCTTTTCAGAAGAACTTTCTTAAACTTTGCTAGGCAACGTCGAAGAATCGCCGCGAGACTTAATAATCCCAGGATCCTGCAAATCGCGTTTACGACAATACGGCATTGGAAGGCCACAACCGAATATCACAGAACCCATGATATCTTACACGTCAAACACATGCTCGGACACAAACATCTCTTGAGTACCGAGGTTTACGTCCACCTAGCAGAAGAATTGTTCTCCAACCCCAAGGACATGAAATTCATAACGAGAGCTGCTGTGAACACAAGAGGCTGCCGCATGTTAGCTGAAGCAGGTTTTGAAAAATTCGATGAAATCAACGGTGTCCACCTGTATCGAAGACGGCGATAACCGCAAAAGTACTAGGTTACATTGAGAAAACCAAGGCTTTATAAATAACTCCTACTGAAATTTGATATCCTTATAAAGAGGTGCTCAAGTGCCAGAGGTTAAAGCTTCAATCAACATCGAAAACGTGGTTGCATCCGCATCATTGGATCAAAGAATTGACTTGAACGCTGTGGTGAAAGGTCATCCTGGAGTTGAATATCGCCCAGAACAGTTCCCAGGACTCGTTTTTCGTTTGAAAAAGCCGAAAACAGCCACTCTAATTTTCAATTCGGGAAAGATGGTGTGCACAGGAGCCAAGTCGGAAAAAGAGGCAAGAAGAGCAGTAATGAAAGTTGTCAAAGAACTGAAGGAGAGTGGAATACTAATCATCGGCAAGCCGAAGCTGAAGGTACAGAACATCGTCGCTGCAGCAGGCCTAAGAGGAACCATTGACCTTGAAAAAGCAACCTATTCACTGGGGAAAACCATGTACGAGCCTGAACAATTCCCCGGTCTCATCTACCGAATGGCTGAGCCTAAAGTCGTTATTCTTCTGTTTTCAACCGGAAAACTGGTATGCACAGGCGCCAAGCATGAAGAAGACGTTTATCAAGCAGTTAACATACTTCATCAGAGACTTGAAGATCAAGAACTGATATACTACGAATAGACGTAGTCAAATTCTCCTTTTTCCATATTTTTTCGTACAATTACTCAAAATGCGATTCTACATTTTGTGAAGGTAAAATGCCCTAAATGTGGCCGTGTAAACCTTATCCAGCGTACAGAGTTTTTCAGGGTTCTGCTTCTGTACCATATGAAAAGTGCGGCGAGACAATTGTACAACTTGAGCGACGAAGAGAAGAGTAATAAAATCTAGAGTTTGGTGACCATGTGTTATTTCTTTTTCACTTGTTTCAAGATTGTTTTTAGTTGATCTTCTGTGATGACGCCTATCTCGTAGAGTTTATCAGCAGCCTCACTTGCTTTCAGCAAATAGTGCAACCTAACGTTGTCTCCCGCCAGCCTTTCTTTCCCACCTTCTTCTCGATCTATTAAGACGGCCGCATCTGTCACCAAGCCTCCTTCCGCTCTGATCGCTTCTACAGCCTTTCTCATAGAGAGTGCAGTAGTTACGAGATCGTCTATCAACAAGACGCGGTCACCTGGCATCATGATGCCTTCTACTCGACGCTTTCGTCCATGCAGTCGCATGTGCGGTCGAATGTAGAGGAAAGGTTTCTTGAGATGATAAGCAAGAAGAGATGAGAAGGGAATGCCCGCAGTTGGGATTCCTGCAATTCTGTCAAAGTTGTCAGTTCCAACGTCCCCTTCTATTAAATCGACGTATAGACTGCAAACTCTTTGAAACGCGTCTGGAAAGCTTGGAACGATTCTGAGGTCAATGTAGTAGGGGCTGACTCGTCCGCTCGTAAGCTTGAAGGTTCCAAAC is drawn from Candidatus Bathyarchaeota archaeon and contains these coding sequences:
- a CDS encoding TATA box-binding protein, translating into MPEVKASINIENVVASASLDQRIDLNAVVKGHPGVEYRPEQFPGLVFRLKKPKTATLIFNSGKMVCTGAKSEKEARRAVMKVVKELKESGILIIGKPKLKVQNIVAAAGLRGTIDLEKATYSLGKTMYEPEQFPGLIYRMAEPKVVILLFSTGKLVCTGAKHEEDVYQAVNILHQRLEDQELIYYE
- a CDS encoding orotate phosphoribosyltransferase; translated protein: MSLGKEKEAMKTELCRVLNKIGALKFGTFKLTSGRVSPYYIDLRIVPSFPDAFQRVCSLYVDLIEGDVGTDNFDRIAGIPTAGIPFSSLLAYHLKKPFLYIRPHMRLHGRKRRVEGIMMPGDRVLLIDDLVTTALSMRKAVEAIRAEGGLVTDAAVLIDREEGGKERLAGDNVRLHYLLKASEAADKLYEIGVITEDQLKTILKQVKKK